TTTGAGAAGGCAAGTGAGTGATTGACTTTGCAGCCTTCAAATGATTTACATAGAAAGGTTGATCATCTCTGCATGAAATTTGAATCACCTTTCTCACAGGCAGCTCTCAAggtcttgtatatatatttcccaCCCAAACCCTTGCATTGCTCTTCTTCACATTCAGTTCCAATCCCATTGCCATGATTTGGTGATGGATTCCAATGACCAGGTTCTATCACCATGTCACCCTCCAATATTCTGAGTATCTGTTTCAATTATCAGCATGAAGGATGATCATCAACACACACCATTACTTCGAATCCTTTTCGTATGAATTATAACACAACGCCAGAGAAAGGAATACCTGAGACATTCGCGGCCTTGTCAACGGATTTCGCCTGATGCACAGTGAAGCCGCAAGCAACATGCATTTAACTTCATGGTTTGAGTAATTGTTCTTTATTtgagggtccatgagctcaagaATTGCATCCTGTTCGAGCAAAGGGCGAGCCTGATCCATCCAATGTAGAGTGTGAACAATTAGAAAACTTATGGCATTGAGTTTAAAACTATCTATCAATCAAACATGCATGTTTTAAAGGCAATTTACCCATTCAGTGAGGCATTGTTGACCCTTTGCTCGGTTGATATCTACAGCTTTCTTTCCAGTGAAAAGCTCCAATAGTACAACGCCAAAGGAGAAGACATCAGCCTTTTCTGTGATTTGGCCACTCTGTGCATATTCTGGTGCTAGATACCTAAAATCTTTCGAGTAATAGTTTAGTTTCATGCAATGATAGAAGCTACAAGAGCAAATTATGCGTCTTTAAGCGATGGTTTTACCCAAAGGTGCCAATTACTCTTGTGTCGACACCACTGTTTCCATCAGGCTGCCATCTTGCCAAGCCGAAGTCTCCAACCTATTGAAAAGGCAGCcggaaaaaaaatatgggaaattTGATATTAACAAGAAGTCAAATTGAGGTTGCCTTAAGTATAAAACTTCTCTTGGCTATGGCCATTTAACTAGATATTGATTATGTGTAAAATATAGAGGGTTGTATTCCCCTACCAGCGCTTCAAAATCATGTGTGATGAGGATGTTATTTGGCCTCATGTCACGGTGGACAATGCAACCAACTCTGCATTCTTCATGCAGGTATCTCAGCCCTCGTGCTGCTCCAACAGCAATTTTTTGTCTGGCTGACCATTCCAGAGGTTCTTTATTATGGCCTACAGGGATCCAGAGTTTTATGTTCAGAGGATGTCAGtagaaatttaaacaaaaaaaataaaagaagaaattgtCATAATGGCAATCAAGTGCATAGTTAAAGGTATCTGATCCTATTAGCGCAGAAACACCTACGACAAAGGCAAGATGCCAATGCTTGAATATCCAAACACTGATTTTGCAAGTTTGCTATGTCAAATGAAAGAATGTAGTTTGATTTTAGCTCTAAAATTGTTCTGAAGTATAGCAAAGCTTCTGTTATAGATGGTGAAATGATTAATTGAGAACAGCACCCTAAACTAGATTAGAATCAAAACCACTAATGAATCCAGCATCATCAAACTTATCCAAATAAACAATAAGAATGAATAAGGATTACCATAAAGATGTGAATCCAATGATCCATTGCAGATATATTCATAAACCAGCAGCTTTCTTCCATCTTCAACACAGAACCCAATTAGCATTACTACGTTACGGTGCTGTGCACAGCTCAAAACTTCCACCTCTGAGCAGAACTCAATATCCCCCTGAGAACTTGCCAATTTGTGCTGTTTGACAGCAACTGCCTGACCATCAGGCAGGACTCCTCTGTGAACAGATCCAAACCCACCCTCGGCCAAGAAGTTAGCAGTAGAAAACCCACCCGTAGCAAGTTCCAGTTCAGCATAAGTGAACATCCTGGGGGGCTTACCAAAAACAGGTGCCTTGTGTTGACATATTGAGCAAAGAGGCGGTGATCCTGAAGGTATATTTCTGGCAATTAAAATCTTTTCCCTGGCATTGGCATTGTTTCCAGGATCTGCACTATGCTTGAAGTCAACGATCCTGTTAGCTTCCATGTCAAACCTGGAGAATTTCTCTAGTAAGGATTTGGATATTGAAAAATGAGCATTGCTATTGCATATCTCTGAATGCCCCTCCACTTCATTTTGGGAATATTGCCTTCCACTGAGGATCTCAGATAACAATGCTTGAAACTCTTTAGTTGGAGGGGTTGCCAAGCTTTCACCATCAGAATCAGAAAAACAAGCATCTGAATTTCTATTTTCAGATTTACTAATTGCCTCCTCTTTGTTATGGCTAATATCTGCCTCAGAAAGAAATTTTAGTGAAGTTGCCTGATCTGAACTAGAGATTGAGGATGTTCCAAGTTCAGTACCACCATATGTTGCTCTTGTCTCAGCACTGCCGTTTGAAGTCACAACTGATACTAGACTTGAATTTTGAGAATTACCAGTGTGGtttgaatttttcataaatGATGAATACATCTTGGGAGCCAAGGACACAGGAATTTTCGGTTTCATCTCACCTGAAGTTACTAGGTTCAATCGAAGAACTTTTGGGCGGTTATGCTTCATGACCACAATATTGCACTGTAGCTCCTCCATGCATCGCTTCTCTTCTTGCTTCATTTGTCTGCATACATACAGATGATAGAATTTAAAGATTGACAtaagaaaaacattgaaaaaaatgtaattaaaagcAGTAATAAGATAGAtcaaaatcatagaaaatggatTTGAATAAAAGTTAATGGAACACCAAATGTCTGTAATTCACACTGAAGATGATTATAGATAAAGACCGACTGTCATGTAACCGAAAAGTGAACCAATGGAAAATCATTACTTATCCAAAACAACCCAATTCGCTCGTGCTTGCTTGGATTCAGCAGCTACTGCACCACAAGGTGATCCAGAGGTGATCTTCACCTTAACATTAACCTATGTAAGAAATGATTAAATTGTTAGCTTAGATTGTATATCATGGAAAACCTAGACATCAAGTCTAATATAACCTTATTCTGATGATAAGCATTTTGAAGTTGAAGCACTATCCGGGTGCATGAATCTGCTATGTCAGACTTCTGCTCTGGAGTAGTTCCAGAATTCAACCTCCGGTTGGCATTGGCACAATCCCCAGCAAATCTGGGGAAACCCCACAGCCTTCTACCTTAAAAATGAGTATACAGCAAGCACGTCAGTCATCTACATCCATAATTTCTACAAGAAATGTATGAAACTCAATAGCCCAAGAGACCAAATATCCTGGGCACCCTTCATTCACAAACTAAAGAAGGCGGCTCATGAAAGAATCAAAAGTAACCTCTCTAATTATACAATTCAAAATAAGTGATCTTGTTCAATGTGATACATGGAACCAAATAAGTTATATGATTCAAAGGTAGAATTTAGAAAGCAAAAATCATGATCAAGAAATTTGGGATCCGCTCATGTCCACGCTATAATTTATGAATACAATTAGGAAATATGGTTCAGAATCATCCTTTTTCTAATGCAAGCAGTTCTAAAATTTGGAAGCTAAAGGATTaactaaaaagaagaaaaaaatggtaaaCAAGAGAGGCATCTTGATATAATACCTGAATTATGCGATGGGATGACAACCAACAACAATATACCATCACCAGCGCGAACAACATGTGTTAAAGCCCACACCAGGGCAGTCCTCGGTATCTCCTTTGAAGCCCTAACAGCCACCACAATCTTCTGAGGAGATTCCAACACATTCTCAGCTTTCCCCTGCTTGCTGCTCATCCTaccaaaccaaaaaaaagaaacccaAATTCACTGTTTCTATCACTGTTTGAAGCGACTGAAAAGAGTAGTCCTACGAGACCCTTTCCGAATTCCCCAAGATTTCATCTTTTTGCTTGCCATGCAATCACAAAGACTCCATCAAACAGTTCTCTTCTTTCTCCTGAAGAAGaaatccttcattttctttcaaaagatcCAGAGAAATTAAGCGAACAGCTTCGCAAAGTATACAATTTAGACGAAGAAACATCAAattgcatgatttttttaaatcagaAACACGATCAGATCcaaatcaaaaaaaatttaccaagaAAAGCAAATTGGCACCAGAGATCGACAGCAAACGGAGCTGAGACAAGCCCCGAGCCTCAGAAACATCCAAATGGAGGGCCCATAGCTTTCAGCATGAAGATAAAGctccaaaaaccctaaccctaaccctaaacagTATCTATAGGGCGTTGAAAAGGGGATCCATGGCAGCGAGCAATCCCTTTCACGAAAGAGAGCAAGCGACGATGTGCTCCTTTCCCGCACTCGCTTCCACTTTGAAATGCTTTGCAGGTCTAATGCCTAttgaccaaaatacccctatatatatatatatatatgagaaaacataattaagtatttagataatgttttctaaatatatttgAGTGAGAACCATTAGATCATGATTCAATGGTTCTAagtgttatttttttactgtttcAAACTGTTGTATACTATTTATTAATGTACATAAATTATCATAATTGTCAAATGCAAATCCAATAGTTACtataatgtatataaatattgttttttaaggATGTCCCGTAGATGAtgtgcttttatatatattataatttgcACAGCTCTATGAAGTTAGAGGTgtgcataaaaataataagtgaATATTCAACCATGCACCCTCACCTAAGGATGCGGGGCTTCGGTGGCAAACTTGAGTCCACTCTGAAAGACCTGTTACCATCATTTTACTATCATAAAAATTTCGAACTCTGGATAATAAAAAACTCCtatctatattttaaataagtggGACTATGCCGTTGAATCATGAGCTATTTGGTTGTGGCtctcatattttatcaattattttttaattataatacaaaattatttaagtatataaataattaaatgtttgaTAAGCATAAATTtcttattaactttttttagccattttcatatttattttctatatgcATCTTACCATCCATGTTAATGTAGAAaagggcaaaattgtcattgtaactttttatattttattaaataaaatataaaaattattacatgatattgattttttttaataatttaataagtataatttaaaatagttttatttgatttttttatgtttgaaatatatttgtgataatttaaatttgaaaattaattattctgtactatttatttattgatgagTTTGAATTGAAATTTCTACAAAATTAACAACACATTTATTGATGGACCAGTACAAAGACATTGATGGTGTGACCAAACCAAAAGCATGCATTTATGGTCCCACCCAATTAATATTATGACAACCTTTTGAATCACTATTTTGGTACACCTGGCTTTGACTGTCTACCAATGCATCAATAATTCTCTTTAATGCTTTGCTTTGGCTAATGAGACAAACATCCACAAGAATGACAAGACAAACTTTGTATAACTGAGATAACTCATAACTGTAACTGAATTCTAATTTTGTTGGccttttaacaaaattaaatactCCCTTCCTTTATTTTTAACGGTCacaaatctatatattttttttatttatcaatttttttttgagaaattgcATGGAGCATCCCTCCTATTTTGTCAATAGGGTAAAAAGTCCTTTGACTTTTTCATATCCCTTATAAGTCCCCCCTTTTCTATAGAAATACTTTCAAGTCCAACAGTCCACTAACGGTGTTAAAAACAGAGTAAAATGACGGGATTGCCCTCAGTTGGTTataaaagtttgaaaatgtaaaatagttaaaagtaaccatcacatcacatccccatactcatttcttcttctcccaGAAAAAGAAAGC
This genomic window from Dioscorea cayenensis subsp. rotundata cultivar TDr96_F1 chromosome 20, TDr96_F1_v2_PseudoChromosome.rev07_lg8_w22 25.fasta, whole genome shotgun sequence contains:
- the LOC120251636 gene encoding inactive protein kinase SELMODRAFT_444075-like isoform X3 — translated: MSSKQGKAENVLESPQKIVVAVRASKEIPRTALVWALTHVVRAGDGILLLVVIPSHNSGRRLWGFPRFAGDCANANRRLNSGTTPEQKSDIADSCTRIVLQLQNAYHQNKVNVKVKITSGSPCGAVAAESKQARANWVVLDKQMKQEEKRCMEELQCNIVVMKHNRPKVLRLNLVTSGEMKPKIPVSLAPKMYSSFMKNSNHTGNSQNSSLVSVVTSNGSAETRATYGGTELGTSSISSSDQATSLKFLSEADISHNKEEAISKSENRNSDACFSDSDGESLATPPTKEFQALLSEILSGRQYSQNEVEGHSEICNSNAHFSISKSLLEKFSRFDMEANRIVDFKHSADPGNNANAREKILIARNIPSGSPPLCSICQHKAPVFGKPPRMFTYAELELATGGFSTANFLAEGGFGSVHRGVLPDGQAVAVKQHKLASSQGDIEFCSEVEVLSCAQHRNVVMLIGFCVEDGRKLLVYEYICNGSLDSHLYGHNKEPLEWSARQKIAVGAARGLRYLHEECRVGCIVHRDMRPNNILITHDFEALVGDFGLARWQPDGNSGVDTRVIGTFGYLAPEYAQSGQITEKADVFSFGVVLLELFTGKKAVDINRAKGQQCLTEWARPLLEQDAILELMDPQIKNNYSNHEVKCMLLAASLCIRRNPLTRPRMSQILRILEGDMVIEPGHWNPSPNHGNGIGTECEEEQCKGLGGKYIYKTLRAACEKGDSNFMQR
- the LOC120251636 gene encoding inactive protein kinase SELMODRAFT_444075-like isoform X2 is translated as MASKKMKSWGIRKGMSSKQGKAENVLESPQKIVVAVRASKEIPRTALVWALTHVVRAGDGILLLVVIPSHNSGRRLWGFPRFAGDCANANRRLNSGTTPEQKSDIADSCTRIVLQLQNAYHQNKVNVKVKITSGSPCGAVAAESKQARANWVVLDKQMKQEEKRCMEELQCNIVVMKHNRPKVLRLNLVTSGEMKPKIPVSLAPKMYSSFMKNSNHTGNSQNSSLVSVVTSNGSAETRATYGGTELGTSSISSSDQATSLKFLSEADISHNKEEAISKSENRNSDACFSDSDGESLATPPTKEFQALLSEILSGRQYSQNEVEGHSEICNSNAHFSISKSLLEKFSRFDMEANRIVDFKHSADPGNNANAREKILIARNIPSGSPPLCSICQHKAPVFGKPPRMFTYAELELATGGFSTANFLAEGGFGSVHRGVLPDGQAVAVKQHKLASSQGDIEFCSEVEVLSCAQHRNVVMLIGFCVEDGRKLLVYEYICNGSLDSHLYGHNKEPLEWSARQKIAVGAARGLRYLHEECRVGCIVHRDMRPNNILITHDFEALVGDFGLARWQPDGNSGVDTRVIGTFGYLAPEYAQSGQITEKADVFSFGVVLLELFTGKKAVDINRAKGQQCLTEWARPLLEQDAILELMDPQIKNNYSNHEVKCMLLAASLCIRRNPLTRPRMSQILRILEGDMVIEPGHWNPSPNHGNGIGTECEEEQCKGLGGKYIYKTLRAACEKGDSNFMQR
- the LOC120251636 gene encoding inactive protein kinase SELMODRAFT_444075-like isoform X1, which translates into the protein MFLRLGACLSSVCCRSLVPICFSWMSSKQGKAENVLESPQKIVVAVRASKEIPRTALVWALTHVVRAGDGILLLVVIPSHNSGRRLWGFPRFAGDCANANRRLNSGTTPEQKSDIADSCTRIVLQLQNAYHQNKVNVKVKITSGSPCGAVAAESKQARANWVVLDKQMKQEEKRCMEELQCNIVVMKHNRPKVLRLNLVTSGEMKPKIPVSLAPKMYSSFMKNSNHTGNSQNSSLVSVVTSNGSAETRATYGGTELGTSSISSSDQATSLKFLSEADISHNKEEAISKSENRNSDACFSDSDGESLATPPTKEFQALLSEILSGRQYSQNEVEGHSEICNSNAHFSISKSLLEKFSRFDMEANRIVDFKHSADPGNNANAREKILIARNIPSGSPPLCSICQHKAPVFGKPPRMFTYAELELATGGFSTANFLAEGGFGSVHRGVLPDGQAVAVKQHKLASSQGDIEFCSEVEVLSCAQHRNVVMLIGFCVEDGRKLLVYEYICNGSLDSHLYGHNKEPLEWSARQKIAVGAARGLRYLHEECRVGCIVHRDMRPNNILITHDFEALVGDFGLARWQPDGNSGVDTRVIGTFGYLAPEYAQSGQITEKADVFSFGVVLLELFTGKKAVDINRAKGQQCLTEWARPLLEQDAILELMDPQIKNNYSNHEVKCMLLAASLCIRRNPLTRPRMSQILRILEGDMVIEPGHWNPSPNHGNGIGTECEEEQCKGLGGKYIYKTLRAACEKGDSNFMQR